The Paenibacillus swuensis genome contains the following window.
TTGTATGGAAGGGTCCCGTGCAAAAATCAACCGGGTTGGGCACGGCTAGTCGGGAATATGCTGTTGCTCTCCACCGCCAAGGCGTTGATATCAAAATCTTATCCTCCCGGCGATCATCCTCCCCTTCCTTAATTACCTCCCTCTCCAACAAGCGCTATGCGGCGAATAAACCAAAAGTCCTTATACATCATGGGCTTCCCCATCAACTAAACTGGGCCAAGGCTAGAAGGACTTATGACTATATTCTGCTCAACACCGTATGGGAGACCACCAAGGTCCCTAGAAGCTGGTTTCCAAGCATTAACCTCTACGATGCAATATGTGTTCCTTCCGTCCAAAATAAGACTGCTTTGCGTAACAGCGGTGTAAAGGTTCCGGTCTTTCTTGTACCGCATGGAGTCCATACCCGCACCTTTACCCCCAGGAACCGAAAAAAGCCCCTGCCGTTTCGCAAAGGGACCTTTATATTCGTCTCCGTATTTACATTTCAGCATCGTAAAAACCCGGAAACCTTACTGCGCGCCTTTTGGGAGGAATTTTCCGCTACAGACAAGGCAGCACTTGTCATAAAGACTAGCGGGTTTGGATCTCGTGAGTCTGGTGCATGGATTAGAAGACGTATTCGGACCTATAAGAAGAGATTAAATTTGCGTAAGATAACCGCCCCTCTGCAACTTATCACGGGTTACACCAGCCCGCGAAGCCTAAAAGGTTTGTATACGGCAGGAAATGCTTTTGTTCTTCCAACAAGGGGAGAAGGCGTCGGCCTGCCGTTTCTTGAATCGCTAGCAAGCGGGGTACCGGTTATCTCTACACGATGGGGAGGACAAATGGATTTTCTTAACGACAGGAACTCCTATCTTGTAAGTTATCAACTGAAGCCCCCGGCATTGCGTATGAAGCAAGCCATCTCCCGCACCTTCCGGCCTTTATTCGCCCAACCGGGTCAGCGATGGGCGGAGCCAAGTCTGAGCAGCCTGAAGAAGCAGATGAGGAAAGCCTACGCCGACCCGACTCTATGCCGGAGAAAGGGTGCCCAAGGCCGATCAGATATGAAGAAGCAGTCTTGGAGACATGCTGGTCAAGCCATGAAACAAGCGGTGGAATACGTAATTCGCAACAAGAAGCGTAAATTCTGAGTGATGGCCGACACAGTGATTGCGCTGTGACCGAGGTTCAAGGGGAGTGGCCACTTTATTAACTCCGCCATATCTCACCCAAAGCATCCTCCAGCTTCCCGTAACGAAATGTGAACCCTTTTACCGATAGACGCTCCGGCACCACCCAGCGGCTTTTGAGAATCAACTCCGTCTCCGTTCGGATCAGCATAGCTCCGATCTCTAGCAACCATCTCGGGGAAGGCAGTCCAACCCTAACACCAGCCGCAACGCGCAACTGCTTCATGAATTCCTGGTTCATAACCGGATGCGGTGATGAACAATTAAACACTCCGTTAAGCGTCTTATGTTCCATAATAAATTGTACGATGCGAAACACATCTTCAATATGGATCCAGCTAAACATCTGTCGCCCCGACCCTTGGACACCGCCCAATCCGAAATTTACCAAGTTTCGATATGGTCCGATTACACCGCCGTCACGCCCCAGAACTATGGCCATTCGCAGGGCTGCCTGCCGTACACCCGGAACCCGGCACGAGAAGAACGCTTCCTCCCACGCCTTGGCAACATCAACGGAAAACCCCGTCCCCAATTCGCCGTTGTCTTCGGTCATAGGCCGGTCCTCGGCATGTCGGTAAATGGTTGCCGTACTCGCGTTCATCCACAGCGCCGGCGGCTTCGCACATGCCTTTATCGCATCCCCCAGCGCTTGCGTCGTATCCACCCGGGAGCTTACAATCTCCCGTTTATTCTTTTCATTGTAACGGCAATCCACAGACTTTCCCGCCAAATTAATGACAACATCGGCCCCGTCCAAAGCATCTATAATTGATCTCCGATCCGACCAGGAGATATGTCCGTTCCCCCGTGAAATGATCTTCACAACATCCTGAAGTTCCCTGAACTTTTGCTCCAAAAAACGTCCTACAAAGCCCGTTCCGCCAGCCAGCACAATTTTTCGATTCATCATAAACGCTCCTTAGAAACCAGTTATACAAGAATCATAGCTTAAGGAATTCGCTTGGGGCAGTTCTAAATTTTATAGTCCTCCTCCTAATTTATATTGTCAAGTGTAATCTTCTGAGAGAATCTTCATTACTTTCTAATAGTGATGCAGTAACGCTTGCCATACAAGGTTCTTTCCTCGTGTTGGTAAATGGTGGTTGTTTCAAAATATGTTAGGGTAGTTTCAGGTCATCATCTGGTTCAACCCATTACATATTTGGAGGTACACATCTTATGAGTAACAAGTCTATCCCTTCTCTCAGCAAAACAGTACTTAGCGTCACACTGGGGCTATCTATAGCATTAGCCGGAAACGGAGTTATGCCGCAACCTAAAGCTCATGCCGCGTCTGCATCCGTAACCAACAAACTAATCTCTTCAGGCAAAAAATACCTAGGCGTGCGATATCAGTTTGGAGCATCTTCGAATACGACCAGAGCTTTCGACTGCTCTTCTTTCACACAACGTGTGTTTAAACTCAATGGCGTGAAGCTGCCCCGCTCTTCCAAACAACAGGCTAAAGCGGGTACATATATTTCCAAAAGAAATTTGAAAGCCGGGGATCTTGTTTTCTCGGATACCAATCGTGACGGTATTATAAATCACGTATCCATCTATATCGGCAACGATCGTCTGATGCATACTTACAGAGTGGGAGTCGGTGTTACGATCTCTAAGTTCTCTGGCAGCGCATGGGATCGTACCTATAAGACCGCCCGCCGTGTAATCTAACGTCCTCCAAACAGCAAAGGGCTATCTCGTCATCATGAATGACGAGATAGCCCTTCTTGGTTGAATTGATTATTTGCGATTCTTCATCCATTCCGGAAGGAAAATATGTAATTGTACTAGGGTCAAAAACTATGAACTTCATCATATGTTTAATCCCTAGTTTGTCAATGGGATTTATGGACTACTCACTCATGCCGAATCTCTTGGCATTTCTGGCTTTGGCGCGTTCGGCCTCTACTTCCCTGTTGCGAGCATCCGCATTGGTTACCAGGGAATCCAGTAACTTCCGAGCCACAGCGGTAACGTCCGTAACGGCGTCATGAAATGCTTTTTCATTAGCCTTCGATGGCTGCTGAAATCCGGAAAGTTTTCTCACAAACTGCACGGCCGCTGCCTCAATCTCCTCTTCCGTTGCCGGAGGATCGAAGTTAAATAATGTCTTGATATTTCGGCACATCCGAATAACCCCCTGTTGATATATTTTTATACCTCGACATGTTTCCCCAGTTTCTTCAACAGTCCGATCGCATGTTGTTTCTCATCCCCCGTAAGTCCGCTCATCATCCCATCAACGAAAGCCGCATGTTTCGGAAATATACTTGTAAATAGCGCTTGGCCTGCTTCCGTCATTTCAGCATAAGTCACTCGGCGGTCATCTGCGCTCGGCACTCGTTTAAGTAAGCCTCTTTTTTCGAGCTTGTCGATGTTGTAGGTTATGCTGCCGCTCGTTACTAAAATTTTTTCCCCGATTTGCTGCAATGGAATTCTTCTTTTGTGAAAGAGAACCTCCAGGATTGTAAACTCCGAAGCGGAAAAGCCATGGGACTTCATATCTTTGATGGCTTGATCCATGACGGTTTTGTAGGCTTTAGACAACACAACAAACAATTTCAGCGATACAGCTTCACTCTCTTCATTTAGAATCGACTGCGATACCAATCTGCGGCCCCCTGGATTTCCGACATGGTGAGCTGATGCCCGTGAGACTCCCAGTGAACTTCAACTTCCGCACCCGCCCCGTCCAACAACTGCCTAAGTTCCTCTGTTTCCTGCGGGGAACATATAGGATCATTTCGGCCGGCTCCGATGAACACCGGTAATCCGTTCAGTTCCGGCAGCTGCATATGGCGGCGGGGAACCATCGGATGAAGAAGTATGGCTCCTTTAAACACTTGCTCATAATGAAACATCAAGCTTCCCGCGATATTGGCACCGTTGGAGTACCCCACTGCAATCATATGTCCACGCTCAATCTCATAATCTTCAGCCGCTTGATCCAGAAATTCATGAAGTTCTTTGGTGCGCGCAATCAGATCCTCTTCATCGAAGACCCCCTCGGCAAGACGCTTGAAGAAGCGGGGCATGCCGTTCTCCAACACGTTACCTCTGACACTAAGCACGGATGCGGAAGAGTTCACAATGTCTGCAATCGGAAGCAAGTCGTTCTCTGTTCCTCCAGTTCCATGAAAGAGTACAAAGGTCGGCGCCTTCGGGTCAGAGCCTTTCCTGAATAAATGTTTCATCATTGATCCTCCTTCAGCACACGGACTTGAATCGGCGA
Protein-coding sequences here:
- a CDS encoding MarR family winged helix-turn-helix transcriptional regulator; the encoded protein is MVSQSILNEESEAVSLKLFVVLSKAYKTVMDQAIKDMKSHGFSASEFTILEVLFHKRRIPLQQIGEKILVTSGSITYNIDKLEKRGLLKRVPSADDRRVTYAEMTEAGQALFTSIFPKHAAFVDGMMSGLTGDEKQHAIGLLKKLGKHVEV
- a CDS encoding alpha/beta hydrolase, with protein sequence MKHLFRKGSDPKAPTFVLFHGTGGTENDLLPIADIVNSSASVLSVRGNVLENGMPRFFKRLAEGVFDEEDLIARTKELHEFLDQAAEDYEIERGHMIAVGYSNGANIAGSLMFHYEQVFKGAILLHPMVPRRHMQLPELNGLPVFIGAGRNDPICSPQETEELRQLLDGAGAEVEVHWESHGHQLTMSEIQGAADWYRSRF
- a CDS encoding DUF2277 domain-containing protein produces the protein MCRNIKTLFNFDPPATEEEIEAAAVQFVRKLSGFQQPSKANEKAFHDAVTDVTAVARKLLDSLVTNADARNREVEAERAKARNAKRFGMSE
- a CDS encoding TIGR01777 family oxidoreductase, coding for MNRKIVLAGGTGFVGRFLEQKFRELQDVVKIISRGNGHISWSDRRSIIDALDGADVVINLAGKSVDCRYNEKNKREIVSSRVDTTQALGDAIKACAKPPALWMNASTATIYRHAEDRPMTEDNGELGTGFSVDVAKAWEEAFFSCRVPGVRQAALRMAIVLGRDGGVIGPYRNLVNFGLGGVQGSGRQMFSWIHIEDVFRIVQFIMEHKTLNGVFNCSSPHPVMNQEFMKQLRVAAGVRVGLPSPRWLLEIGAMLIRTETELILKSRWVVPERLSVKGFTFRYGKLEDALGEIWRS
- a CDS encoding C40 family peptidase, with amino-acid sequence MSNKSIPSLSKTVLSVTLGLSIALAGNGVMPQPKAHAASASVTNKLISSGKKYLGVRYQFGASSNTTRAFDCSSFTQRVFKLNGVKLPRSSKQQAKAGTYISKRNLKAGDLVFSDTNRDGIINHVSIYIGNDRLMHTYRVGVGVTISKFSGSAWDRTYKTARRVI